One Methylomarinovum tepidoasis DNA window includes the following coding sequences:
- a CDS encoding archease — protein sequence MAEAGWEHFEHMADIGVRGWGPTLEEAFAQAALALTAVTTDPARVEPRQAVTIELERDDDGDLELLLVDFLDAVIYEMAVRKMLFSRFDVEIDDRRLRATLWGEPVDRARHQPAVEVKGATFTELKVTRSDDGRWIAQCVLDV from the coding sequence ATGGCCGAAGCGGGCTGGGAACATTTCGAACACATGGCCGACATCGGCGTGCGCGGTTGGGGGCCCACCTTGGAGGAAGCCTTCGCCCAGGCGGCCCTGGCTTTGACCGCAGTCACCACCGACCCGGCCCGGGTCGAACCCAGACAGGCGGTCACCATCGAGCTGGAACGCGACGACGACGGCGACCTGGAACTGCTGCTGGTGGACTTTCTCGATGCCGTCATCTACGAGATGGCGGTGCGCAAAATGCTGTTCAGCCGCTTCGATGTCGAGATCGACGACCGCCGCCTGCGGGCGACTCTGTGGGGCGAACCGGTCGACCGCGCCAGACACCAGCCGGCGGTGGAAGTGAAAGGGGCGACCTTCACAGAGCTGAAGGTGACCCGGAGCGACGACGGCCGCTGGATCGCCCAGTGCGTGCTGGACGTATGA
- a CDS encoding DUF1614 domain-containing protein — translation MRSPFSLLHFLLFFFLLVFLLTFIQLQLITLSFERLGLSPTATLLMLLGSLLGSGINIPLFSIRAEPPPEVIETPFGLLRPPPLPFTGRTVIAVNVGGCLIPLLFSLYLVSRLDLPLPPLLLGIALVALLSYIFSRPIPGMGIGMPMLLPPLIAATVAVVLGGEEYRAPFAYICGTLGVLIGADVLHLRDIPRLGAPIASIGGAGTFDGIFMTGVLAVLLA, via the coding sequence ATGCGTTCGCCGTTTTCGCTGCTGCACTTTCTGCTGTTTTTCTTCCTGCTGGTCTTTCTGCTGACCTTCATCCAGCTCCAGCTCATCACCCTGTCCTTCGAGCGCCTGGGGCTGTCCCCCACCGCCACCCTGCTGATGCTGCTGGGTTCCTTGCTCGGCAGCGGCATCAACATTCCCCTGTTCAGCATCCGCGCCGAGCCGCCGCCGGAGGTGATCGAAACCCCCTTCGGCCTGCTGCGGCCTCCGCCCCTACCCTTCACCGGGCGGACGGTGATCGCCGTCAACGTGGGCGGCTGCCTGATCCCGCTGCTGTTTTCGCTGTACTTGGTCAGCAGGCTGGACCTACCCCTGCCGCCGCTCCTTTTGGGCATCGCCCTCGTCGCTCTGCTCAGCTACATCTTCAGCCGCCCGATTCCGGGAATGGGGATCGGCATGCCGATGCTGTTGCCGCCGCTGATCGCCGCCACCGTGGCCGTGGTGCTAGGAGGGGAGGAATACCGGGCGCCTTTCGCCTACATCTGCGGCACCCTGGGCGTGCTGATCGGGGCCGACGTGTTGCATCTTAGGGACATCCCCCGGCTCGGGGCGCCCATCGCCTCCATCGGTGGGGCCGGCACCTTCGACGGCATTTTCATGACCGGGGTGCTGGCGGTTCTGCTGGCCTGA
- a CDS encoding CDP-archaeol synthase: protein MAVLEFKLLCLLLVANGAPVVAWDLFGERFAWPVDFGWRWRDGRPLFGPSKTWRGLFAALLATPAAALMLGLSWQTGSMVALGALAGDLLSSFLKRRLDIAPSGKARGLDQLPESLLPLWWVRERCGLRWENIFLLVAVFFVLEVTLSPLLYRLGIRKRPY, encoded by the coding sequence ATGGCTGTGCTGGAATTCAAGCTGTTGTGCCTGCTGCTGGTGGCCAACGGCGCGCCGGTGGTCGCCTGGGACCTGTTCGGAGAGCGTTTCGCCTGGCCGGTGGATTTTGGGTGGCGCTGGCGGGACGGCCGTCCGTTGTTCGGCCCTTCCAAGACCTGGCGCGGACTGTTTGCCGCCCTGCTGGCCACGCCGGCGGCCGCCCTGATGCTCGGCCTGTCCTGGCAGACCGGTTCGATGGTGGCTTTGGGGGCGCTGGCGGGCGATCTGCTGTCCAGTTTCCTCAAGCGGCGCCTGGACATCGCGCCCAGCGGTAAGGCCCGCGGTCTGGATCAGCTCCCCGAAAGCCTGTTGCCGCTGTGGTGGGTCAGGGAACGGTGCGGGTTGCGCTGGGAGAACATCTTCTTGCTGGTGGCGGTGTTCTTCGTCCTCGAGGTGACCCTTTCCCCGCTCCTGTACCGCTTGGGAATCCGCAAGCGGCCTTATTGA
- a CDS encoding RtcB family protein, with the protein MDISKLERIDETCWRIPATGKMRVPVLIYADEALIRDMDDKVAEQAGNVASLPGIVGACYVMPDAHWGYGFPIGGVAAFDPDEGGVISAGGVGFDISCGVRTLTTGLKREELEPLKKSLAEALFIHIPAGVGSKGSISLNDAEMNAMLKGGAAWAVERGYGREADLERIEEHGCMAGADPAQVSKKARERQRREMGTLGSGNHYLEVQVVEQIFNPDVARVFGLEAEEVVVTIHCGSRGLGHQIGSEYLKLMQKAAKEAGIELPDRELACAPIRSPVGQRYLGAMRAGINCALANRQIITHLVRQVFAEFFPDHDLKLIYDVSHNTCKEEEHEVGGRRRRVFVHRKGATRAFGPGHPALPEVFRPVGQPVIIGGSMGTGSYILVGTTESERHSLSSACHGAGRCLSRRQATKTWKGQQVIAELERQGIIVRSPSMRGVAEEAPQAYKPVDAVVRAADKAGLARLVARLRPLVCIKG; encoded by the coding sequence ATGGACATCAGCAAGCTCGAGCGTATCGACGAAACCTGCTGGCGCATTCCGGCCACCGGCAAGATGCGGGTGCCGGTGCTGATCTATGCCGATGAGGCGCTGATCCGCGACATGGACGACAAGGTGGCCGAGCAGGCCGGCAACGTCGCTTCCCTGCCCGGCATCGTCGGGGCCTGTTACGTGATGCCCGACGCCCACTGGGGCTACGGCTTCCCCATCGGCGGGGTGGCGGCTTTCGATCCCGACGAGGGGGGGGTGATTTCCGCCGGCGGAGTCGGTTTCGACATTTCCTGCGGGGTGCGCACCCTCACCACCGGCCTCAAGCGCGAAGAGCTGGAACCGCTGAAAAAATCCCTGGCCGAGGCGCTGTTCATCCACATCCCCGCCGGGGTCGGGAGCAAGGGTTCGATCTCCCTGAACGATGCGGAAATGAACGCCATGCTCAAAGGCGGAGCGGCCTGGGCGGTGGAACGGGGTTACGGCCGCGAGGCGGATCTGGAACGGATCGAGGAACACGGCTGCATGGCTGGCGCCGACCCGGCCCAGGTGTCGAAAAAGGCCCGCGAGCGCCAGCGCCGGGAGATGGGCACCCTCGGCTCCGGCAATCACTATCTGGAAGTCCAGGTGGTGGAGCAGATCTTCAACCCGGATGTGGCCAGGGTCTTCGGCCTGGAGGCGGAGGAAGTGGTGGTCACCATCCACTGTGGCTCCCGCGGCCTCGGCCACCAGATCGGCAGCGAATACCTCAAGCTGATGCAGAAGGCGGCCAAGGAGGCGGGGATCGAGCTTCCGGACCGGGAGCTGGCCTGCGCCCCGATCCGCTCCCCGGTGGGGCAGCGTTATCTGGGCGCCATGCGCGCCGGAATCAACTGCGCACTGGCCAACCGCCAGATCATCACCCACCTGGTGCGCCAGGTGTTCGCCGAATTCTTCCCCGACCACGATCTCAAGCTCATCTACGACGTCTCCCACAACACCTGCAAGGAAGAGGAACACGAGGTCGGCGGCAGGCGGCGGCGGGTCTTCGTCCACCGCAAGGGAGCGACGCGGGCCTTCGGCCCCGGCCATCCGGCCCTGCCGGAAGTGTTCAGGCCGGTGGGGCAGCCGGTCATCATCGGCGGCTCCATGGGAACCGGCTCCTACATCCTGGTGGGCACCACCGAGAGCGAACGCCACTCCCTGTCCTCGGCCTGCCACGGCGCCGGGCGCTGCCTGAGCCGGCGTCAGGCCACCAAAACCTGGAAAGGGCAGCAGGTCATCGCGGAGCTGGAGCGCCAGGGCATCATCGTCCGCAGTCCGTCGATGCGCGGGGTCGCCGAGGAGGCACCGCAAGCTTACAAGCCGGTGGACGCCGTGGTGAGAGCCGCGGATAAGGCGGGACTGGCCAGGCTGGTGGCGCGGCTGCGGCCCCTGGTCTGCATCAAGGGCTAG